Proteins from one Deinococcus actinosclerus genomic window:
- a CDS encoding DUF11 domain-containing protein has protein sequence MTLTWSGLSGLTAGQNYVRLRASYDTAGVQNPTGRLDSGEVEDYRLNITLPADLSITKTDGVTTVAVSGATTYTVRVTNNGPGSVTGAVLNDPAASGLSKGAVSCSSAAGNTCVTAPTATQLESAGGVTLPTLASGAFYEIVVPAAVTATSGTVVNTATVTPPSSTVDPSSGNNSATDSDTVAVIADLAVSKTAPTSVAQGGTLTYTVRVWNNGPSPVTGATITDAVPSNLTGVTWTCAATGSASCGAPSGTGSTISLSANLSADTGSAATADTNYVTLLISGTATDAGTITNTASVAAPAGATDGTASNNSSAASTFIVPQVTCSALYGTVGGDFNTANNGTEIRAISDTTNVQGALIASIPATSTGQAGYTATLAMTPDRSKFFVIRDVDTRLLIFDVATGIWTEGPQLPSTLSRYVRMAITSNSVGYVMDSDGKFYSFTTTSPYSVSAAQTLTKLPASAPALGGSGDFFADNRGNLFLLSSTGTDGFLEFWEVEPSTLNLVFLGRISDPDIIGAYGGFAATVNGLFGRGSNGRMISVDLRAFSAAQIGNVTVGSTDLTSCTFPSLTRAVNATKTAVRVGGGTTVSQGDTLEYTITVRNTGSVVAGNTQFQDLIPAGTTYVAGTTTLNGAAVTDATGSVMPYTQAGQLINSPGQPAGTLLVDQTPSDATDREAVIRFRVTVNANPPAQVSNQGTVFYRDNASVVTVPTDDPQTAPVNDATVTTVTRLADLAIDKSGPAAVGSGGSVSYTVRVWNNGPNVVSGATVTDTLPAGFTVVTVTCAATGTATCGGTTTAGGTVTLTTGTLALDSNTANAIPDGNFLTYTITGTAPTSGQLSNSASVSVPAGALETTAVNNTSGTVVTRIVDAVTDPAVTLTFGAGGTVSVLGNDTVGSVVATNTTAVVTVQSAGGITGLSVNGSGQLVVPAGTPSGTYTVTYQLCDATVTTACDTATVAITVGPASTDVSVTKSGPAFAKPDQQITYTLLVKNESANPAAAVTATDDLPTSVTYVSSTPAATVSGQTLTWALGTLAGGASQTLTVVVKVPSEATLSSTVAARTLTNTASVSTTTSDTVPGNNTSSAVTQMIGAKLVKSVRNVTAGTVAGTSGGGRPAEVLEYCIAFENIGGAVLPNFVVTDQVPGNTTAQLTGFDAEEPSAATGFGVKLTRGVATPTTSYLTSAADTTDAGSLSDTAGTYGRGTLSVNLGSLGVGEKGSVCFRAAIR, from the coding sequence GTGACGTTGACCTGGTCGGGCCTGAGCGGGCTGACGGCCGGCCAGAATTACGTGCGGCTGAGGGCGAGCTACGACACGGCAGGCGTCCAGAATCCCACCGGTCGACTGGACAGCGGTGAAGTGGAGGACTACCGCCTCAACATCACCCTGCCCGCCGATCTGTCAATCACCAAGACAGACGGCGTGACGACCGTGGCTGTCAGCGGCGCCACGACCTATACGGTTCGCGTCACGAACAACGGTCCCGGCAGTGTGACCGGCGCGGTGCTGAACGACCCGGCTGCGAGCGGGCTCAGCAAGGGCGCGGTCAGCTGCTCCAGTGCGGCCGGCAATACCTGCGTGACCGCGCCCACCGCCACGCAACTCGAAAGCGCGGGCGGAGTGACGCTCCCCACGTTGGCCAGTGGCGCCTTCTATGAGATCGTCGTGCCGGCCGCAGTCACCGCCACCAGTGGCACCGTCGTGAACACGGCAACGGTCACGCCTCCCAGCAGCACCGTCGATCCGTCTTCAGGCAACAACTCGGCAACCGATTCAGACACCGTTGCGGTCATCGCCGATCTTGCTGTCAGCAAGACCGCGCCGACTTCGGTGGCGCAGGGCGGCACCCTGACGTATACCGTGCGGGTCTGGAACAACGGCCCCAGTCCCGTGACGGGCGCCACGATCACGGACGCCGTGCCCAGCAACCTGACCGGCGTGACCTGGACCTGCGCCGCGACGGGCAGCGCCAGCTGCGGCGCGCCCAGTGGCACGGGGAGTACCATCAGCCTGAGCGCCAACCTGTCGGCTGATACGGGCAGCGCGGCGACGGCGGATACCAATTACGTCACCCTGCTGATCTCCGGTACGGCGACCGACGCCGGGACTATCACCAACACGGCCAGCGTCGCTGCTCCAGCCGGCGCCACCGACGGAACGGCCTCGAACAACAGTTCGGCCGCCAGCACCTTCATTGTGCCGCAGGTGACCTGCTCGGCGCTGTACGGCACGGTGGGTGGGGACTTCAACACCGCCAACAACGGAACCGAGATCCGCGCGATCAGCGATACCACCAACGTTCAGGGCGCGCTGATTGCCTCCATTCCGGCCACCAGTACGGGCCAGGCCGGCTATACCGCCACGCTGGCCATGACGCCGGATCGCTCGAAGTTCTTCGTCATTCGCGATGTGGACACCCGCCTGTTGATCTTCGATGTGGCCACCGGCATCTGGACGGAAGGACCGCAGCTGCCCAGCACCCTTTCCCGCTACGTCCGCATGGCGATCACGTCCAATAGCGTCGGGTACGTCATGGACAGCGATGGGAAGTTCTATTCCTTCACCACGACCAGCCCGTACAGCGTGAGCGCGGCCCAGACCCTCACCAAGTTGCCTGCCAGCGCACCGGCGCTGGGCGGCAGCGGCGACTTCTTCGCAGACAACCGCGGTAACCTCTTCCTGCTGAGCAGCACCGGTACGGACGGCTTCCTGGAATTCTGGGAAGTGGAGCCGAGCACCCTCAATCTCGTGTTCCTGGGCCGCATCAGTGACCCCGACATCATCGGTGCGTACGGCGGGTTCGCCGCCACGGTCAACGGCCTGTTCGGACGTGGCAGCAACGGCCGCATGATCAGCGTGGATCTGCGGGCCTTCTCGGCGGCCCAGATCGGCAACGTCACGGTGGGAAGCACCGACCTGACCAGCTGCACCTTCCCCAGCCTGACCCGCGCCGTCAACGCCACCAAGACAGCTGTCCGGGTGGGTGGCGGCACCACCGTCTCGCAGGGCGACACCCTGGAGTACACCATCACGGTCCGCAACACGGGCAGCGTGGTGGCCGGCAATACGCAGTTCCAGGACCTGATCCCGGCGGGCACGACCTACGTGGCGGGCACCACGACCCTGAACGGGGCGGCCGTGACGGACGCCACGGGCAGCGTGATGCCGTACACGCAGGCCGGCCAGCTGATCAACAGCCCAGGGCAGCCCGCGGGGACGCTGCTGGTCGATCAGACGCCCAGCGACGCCACGGACCGTGAAGCGGTCATCCGTTTCCGCGTGACCGTGAACGCCAACCCGCCGGCCCAGGTGAGCAACCAGGGAACGGTGTTCTACCGTGACAACGCCAGCGTCGTGACAGTGCCCACGGACGATCCGCAGACCGCGCCGGTCAACGACGCGACCGTCACCACGGTCACCCGACTGGCGGATCTGGCGATCGACAAGAGCGGGCCAGCCGCTGTGGGCAGTGGCGGGAGCGTCAGCTACACGGTCCGCGTGTGGAACAACGGCCCCAACGTCGTCTCGGGCGCGACCGTGACGGACACGCTGCCCGCCGGGTTCACGGTTGTCACGGTGACCTGCGCCGCGACAGGAACCGCCACCTGCGGCGGCACGACCACTGCCGGAGGTACCGTCACCCTGACCACCGGCACGCTGGCACTGGACAGCAACACGGCGAACGCCATCCCGGACGGCAACTTCCTGACCTACACCATCACCGGGACCGCGCCCACGAGCGGCCAGCTGAGCAACAGTGCCAGCGTCAGTGTGCCTGCCGGCGCACTGGAGACCACGGCCGTCAACAACACCAGTGGAACGGTCGTGACCCGTATCGTCGACGCGGTCACCGACCCGGCGGTCACACTGACCTTCGGGGCCGGGGGTACCGTGAGCGTGCTGGGCAACGACACGGTGGGCAGCGTGGTCGCCACCAACACGACCGCAGTGGTCACCGTGCAGTCCGCCGGGGGCATCACCGGCCTCAGCGTGAACGGCAGTGGTCAGCTGGTGGTGCCGGCGGGCACGCCCAGCGGCACCTACACCGTGACGTACCAGTTGTGCGACGCGACCGTGACGACCGCGTGTGATACGGCGACGGTGGCGATCACTGTGGGGCCTGCCTCGACGGACGTGTCGGTGACGAAATCGGGCCCGGCCTTCGCCAAACCCGATCAGCAGATCACGTACACCCTGCTCGTGAAGAATGAGAGCGCCAATCCGGCGGCCGCCGTGACGGCGACGGACGATCTGCCCACCTCTGTCACGTATGTCAGCAGCACCCCGGCCGCCACGGTGAGCGGGCAGACCCTGACCTGGGCACTGGGCACCCTGGCCGGTGGGGCGTCACAGACACTCACGGTCGTCGTGAAGGTCCCGAGCGAGGCGACGCTGAGCAGCACGGTTGCGGCCCGTACCCTGACCAACACCGCCTCGGTGAGCACCACCACGTCCGACACCGTTCCCGGGAACAACACGTCCAGCGCGGTCACGCAGATGATCGGGGCGAAACTCGTCAAGTCGGTCAGGAACGTCACGGCGGGCACCGTGGCCGGAACGTCCGGTGGGGGGCGGCCCGCCGAGGTGCTGGAGTACTGCATCGCCTTCGAGAACATCGGCGGGGCCGTACTGCCGAACTTCGTGGTGACCGATCAGGTGCCGGGCAACACGACGGCGCAGCTGACGGGCTTCGATGCGGAAGAGCCGAGCGCGGCGACGGGCTTCGGGGTCAAGCTGACGCGGGGCGTCGCCACGCCCACCACCTCGTACCTGACGAGCGCGGCGGACACGACCGACGCCGGCAGCCTGAGCGACACCGCCGGCACGTATGGCCGCGGCACCCTGAGCGTGAACCTCGGATCGCTGGGGGTGGGCGAGAAGGGCAGCGTGTGCTTCCGCGCGGCCATACGCTGA
- a CDS encoding DMT family transporter has protein sequence MSARARGALLLIVVTCLWGSTFAVVKTLGQLLPAADLIFWRFLIASVALLPLVAWTRRHAGRAPRTPDGWRSRSLWRDGFLLGAWLIAGYGTQTIALQTTSANRAAFFTALSVVLVPLWLVVAQRRRMPALLWSALPLAVAGLALLSWEGGALVVGDLWALACAVTYAGFIVTLERLADRHSALPFTVTQVLSVTALALLWMLLGGAPTLPPASAWAPLLYLGVAATALTTLLQTIGQRSVSAAEASLIYALEPVTATAFSFLLIGEQVGLRGALGGALVVVATVLSQRADAPHAETPAVQVE, from the coding sequence ATGTCGGCCCGTGCGCGCGGCGCGCTTCTGTTGATCGTGGTGACCTGCCTGTGGGGCAGTACCTTCGCGGTGGTCAAGACGCTGGGGCAACTGCTCCCGGCGGCGGACCTGATCTTCTGGCGGTTCCTGATCGCGTCGGTGGCGCTGCTGCCCCTGGTCGCCTGGACGCGACGGCACGCGGGCCGCGCCCCTCGCACCCCGGACGGCTGGCGTAGCCGCAGCCTGTGGCGTGACGGGTTTCTCCTGGGCGCGTGGCTGATCGCCGGGTACGGCACGCAGACCATCGCGCTGCAGACCACGAGCGCGAACCGCGCGGCATTCTTCACGGCCCTCAGCGTGGTACTGGTGCCGCTGTGGCTGGTGGTCGCGCAGCGCCGCCGGATGCCGGCGCTCCTGTGGAGCGCGTTGCCGCTGGCGGTGGCGGGTCTGGCGCTGCTGTCCTGGGAGGGCGGCGCGCTGGTGGTGGGTGACCTGTGGGCGCTGGCGTGCGCGGTGACGTACGCGGGTTTCATCGTGACGCTCGAGCGCCTGGCCGACCGGCACAGTGCGCTGCCATTCACCGTCACGCAGGTACTGAGTGTCACGGCGCTGGCGCTGCTGTGGATGCTGCTCGGGGGCGCGCCCACGCTGCCGCCGGCGTCGGCCTGGGCACCCCTGCTGTACCTGGGTGTGGCGGCCACGGCCCTGACCACGCTGCTCCAGACCATCGGTCAGCGCAGTGTGAGTGCCGCCGAGGCCAGCCTGATCTACGCGCTGGAACCCGTCACGGCCACGGCCTTCAGTTTCCTCCTGATCGGCGAGCAGGTGGGACTGCGCGGGGCGCTCGGTGGGGCGCTGGTGGTGGTCGCCACCGTGCTCAGCCAGCGGGCCGACGCGCCGCACGCCGAGACACCGGCCGTTCAGGTCGAGTAG
- a CDS encoding response regulator codes for MIRVLLVDDHALFRQGLRSLLESEGMRVIGEAANGREAIRYAADTHPDVILMDIQMPDLDGVKATQSILEIDPNARVIMITMYRQDRYVFEAVKAGARGYVLKDADAATLLDVIRRVAAGEALLDPEMAQNVLDDFRDKREELPSEKHADLNERETMILKLLAQGFSNQDIALRLDISEKTVRNRLSEIFTKLQLNNRTQAALYAIREGIANLE; via the coding sequence ATGATTCGCGTCTTGCTCGTGGATGATCACGCTCTGTTCCGTCAGGGACTGCGCAGCCTGCTGGAGTCCGAGGGAATGCGCGTGATCGGTGAGGCCGCCAACGGCCGTGAGGCGATCCGGTACGCGGCGGACACGCATCCGGACGTGATCCTGATGGACATCCAGATGCCGGATCTGGACGGCGTGAAGGCCACGCAGAGCATCCTGGAGATCGATCCGAATGCCCGCGTGATCATGATCACCATGTACCGCCAGGACCGCTACGTGTTCGAGGCGGTCAAGGCCGGGGCGCGCGGGTACGTCCTGAAGGACGCCGACGCCGCGACGCTGCTCGACGTGATCCGCCGCGTGGCGGCCGGCGAGGCGCTGCTCGACCCCGAGATGGCGCAGAACGTCCTGGACGACTTCCGGGACAAGCGCGAGGAACTCCCCAGCGAGAAGCACGCCGATCTGAACGAACGCGAGACGATGATCCTCAAACTGCTCGCGCAGGGGTTCTCGAACCAGGACATCGCGCTGCGTCTGGACATCAGTGAGAAAACGGTGCGTAACCGCCTGTCGGAGATCTTCACGAAGCTCCAGCTGAACAACCGCACGCAGGCGGCGCTGTACGCGATCCGCGAGGGCATCGCGAACCTTGAGTAA
- a CDS encoding serine hydrolase produces MAAGFTGVVGLHVTDLAGTELAAWNAGRVFPAASTIKVPLLVLALQEAQAGRLDLSGRVVMQPGDRVPGAGVLHELDGGLALTWRDVLTLMIIVSDNTATNLVIGRLGVDAVNTWLAAGGLTGTRLVGKLQLPPEQRTEAQRRGERNATSARDQTALLRALVAGQLLDEAHTALALDILGRQQYRDLIARHVPCGPDGERLYRSATKSGELHGVHHDVGVLFTPYPLLVALLSEGGADPREHPENADVRTLAGALWPLLCALGGIASQGDI; encoded by the coding sequence ATGGCGGCCGGGTTCACCGGTGTGGTGGGGCTGCATGTCACGGATCTGGCGGGGACGGAGCTGGCCGCGTGGAACGCCGGGCGGGTCTTCCCGGCGGCCAGCACCATCAAGGTGCCGCTGCTGGTCCTGGCCCTGCAGGAGGCGCAGGCCGGGCGGCTGGACCTCTCGGGGCGCGTGGTCATGCAGCCCGGCGACCGGGTGCCCGGTGCGGGCGTCCTGCACGAACTGGACGGCGGACTGGCCCTGACCTGGCGGGACGTGCTGACCCTGATGATCATTGTCAGTGACAACACGGCCACGAATCTCGTGATCGGGCGGCTGGGCGTGGACGCCGTGAACACGTGGCTCGCGGCAGGGGGTCTGACGGGCACGCGGCTGGTCGGGAAGTTGCAGTTGCCCCCCGAGCAGCGCACCGAGGCGCAGCGGCGCGGCGAGCGCAACGCCACCAGCGCCCGCGACCAGACGGCGCTGCTGCGGGCCCTGGTCGCCGGCCAGCTGCTGGACGAGGCGCACACGGCGCTGGCGCTGGACATCCTGGGGCGGCAGCAGTACCGCGACCTGATCGCCCGGCACGTGCCCTGCGGCCCGGACGGTGAGCGCCTGTACCGCAGCGCCACGAAAAGCGGCGAGCTGCACGGGGTTCACCACGACGTCGGGGTGCTGTTTACGCCCTATCCCCTGCTGGTGGCCCTGCTGTCGGAGGGTGGGGCTGACCCGCGCGAACATCCGGAGAACGCCGACGTGCGGACGCTGGCGGGGGCGCTGTGGCCGCTGCTCTGCGCACTGGGTGGGATTGCGTCCCAGGGGGACATTTAA
- a CDS encoding c-type cytochrome translates to MPWVAIVSAAIMWIILLFLFNKETAPEPVVVDPAVVANISKEWPTLGKTVFAGNCAGCHGAEGQGGVGPKLAGDDKLVKDPVYVHTMIVKGKGGMPAQSQLKENEVYAVANYVLHSWGNNIEEPLTPAQVAEGQTKIDPAVLKNRSRFVPEDLKLIEIFLATFVMVLLTYGLIGLYSVWAEGMELHPGIHKVRSTPLATLGIITTMALTVLFSVLFVRQMVTDFAGWGAKEPVAPNVTAEGFYAAMILLMLAASIGLYKKYFMDGEVLVEDASGEFPW, encoded by the coding sequence ATGCCCTGGGTCGCCATTGTCAGTGCGGCCATCATGTGGATCATCCTGCTGTTCCTGTTCAACAAGGAAACGGCACCGGAGCCTGTGGTGGTGGACCCGGCGGTCGTGGCGAACATCAGTAAGGAATGGCCGACACTCGGGAAAACCGTCTTCGCCGGCAACTGCGCCGGCTGTCACGGTGCGGAAGGTCAGGGAGGCGTGGGCCCGAAACTGGCCGGCGACGACAAGCTCGTCAAGGACCCCGTGTACGTCCACACCATGATCGTCAAGGGCAAGGGTGGCATGCCCGCCCAGAGCCAGCTCAAGGAGAACGAAGTGTACGCCGTGGCCAACTACGTGCTGCACTCCTGGGGCAACAACATCGAGGAACCCCTGACGCCTGCCCAGGTCGCCGAGGGCCAGACGAAGATCGACCCGGCGGTCCTGAAGAACCGCAGCCGCTTCGTGCCGGAAGACCTCAAGCTGATCGAGATCTTCCTGGCGACCTTCGTGATGGTCCTGCTCACCTACGGCCTGATCGGTCTGTACAGCGTGTGGGCCGAAGGGATGGAACTGCACCCCGGCATCCATAAGGTGCGCTCCACGCCGCTGGCGACGCTGGGCATCATCACCACCATGGCGCTGACGGTGCTGTTCAGTGTGCTGTTCGTGCGGCAGATGGTGACCGACTTCGCCGGCTGGGGGGCCAAGGAGCCGGTGGCCCCGAACGTCACGGCCGAGGGCTTCTACGCCGCGATGATCCTGCTGATGCTGGCCGCCAGCATCGGGCTGTACAAGAAGTACTTCATGGACGGCGAGGTGCTCGTCGAGGACGCCAGCGGCGAGTTCCCCTGGTAA
- a CDS encoding Rieske 2Fe-2S domain-containing protein produces MTRYKKQDPEITRRKFINAAMGTSAGVGVLSLVSALGSAKPVFRLTADVAPPMKGDVLVHAEGPNQGQVVKASELSDKLVRAYPKGRDSKGTEVIRDKDPTNILAVYKFAPGTLKEPTKLDATIDAQIVAYGDRCTHAGCNVGDDPKTSGHMFCPCHSGQYDATQGCRVLGGPPPAPLPQLPIKQEGDQLVVTGFFLSRPYGFNKEEDWEEYIKKVEEAMA; encoded by the coding sequence ATGACCCGGTACAAGAAACAAGATCCCGAAATCACGCGCCGCAAGTTCATCAACGCGGCCATGGGCACCAGCGCCGGCGTGGGTGTACTCAGCCTCGTCAGTGCCCTGGGCAGCGCCAAGCCCGTGTTCCGCCTGACCGCCGACGTGGCCCCACCCATGAAGGGCGACGTGCTCGTGCACGCCGAGGGCCCCAACCAGGGTCAGGTCGTCAAGGCGTCCGAGCTCAGCGACAAGCTGGTGCGCGCCTACCCCAAGGGACGTGACTCCAAGGGCACCGAAGTCATCCGTGACAAGGACCCTACCAACATCCTGGCGGTCTACAAATTCGCGCCCGGGACGCTCAAGGAGCCCACCAAGCTCGACGCGACCATCGACGCTCAGATCGTGGCGTACGGCGACCGCTGCACGCACGCCGGCTGCAACGTCGGGGACGATCCCAAGACCAGCGGACACATGTTCTGCCCCTGCCACTCTGGTCAGTACGACGCGACCCAGGGCTGCCGGGTGCTGGGCGGTCCGCCCCCCGCGCCGCTGCCCCAGCTGCCCATCAAGCAGGAGGGTGATCAACTGGTCGTCACAGGCTTCTTCCTGTCCCGCCCCTACGGGTTCAACAAGGAAGAGGACTGGGAGGAATACATCAAGAAGGTCGAGGAGGCAATGGCATGA